A stretch of the Theileria equi strain WA chromosome 1, complete sequence genome encodes the following:
- a CDS encoding hypothetical protein (encoded by transcript BEWA_022440A) encodes MSFEFLSSYWTYLLAFISLSSSLVVALFTLSQHLLHYTSHRLQRYVVRILIFFPIHGVITFMMLCAPGISDVLEMLRNIWEGLLIHSFLCLMMEYCGGENACGERIANDPAVIRHLWPLHHIKFFSLNEDIPLNVGFVKKCRMGTMQYAMVRFALAVLVVLLHLFGYAFNRMWSFVFSFVLNLSVYSALYFLGLFYLAIRTHPGLAKANSVSKFFSLKLCFAFSFYQDFLIDILFNLPQDVSLRLKAFLILMEASIIVYSQRKAYCISEFYTGALPTTETPEVSKGVLDIAKDDFKTLCTHDGQMTMLESAKRALDISDLFQDTYYNISDKYRQHTLFTESTEASSTARELEDIATEVDSKMEDFADFAQVNSMLDTKGKELSKLQFI; translated from the exons ATGTCGTTTGAGTTTTTAAGCTCTTACTGGACGTATCTCCTAGCCTTCATATCTCTGTCGAGTAGTCTAGTGGTTGCGCTATTCACATTGTCTCAACACTTGCTACATTACACATCTCACAGATTACAGAGATATGTTGTTCGCATACTCATCTTCTTTCCTATACATGGTG TCATAACGTTCATGATGCTCTGTGCCCCTGGGATATCAGACGTTCTGGAAATGCTCCGTAACATATGGGAAGGGCTCTTGATTCACTCGTTTTTGTGTCTCATGATGGAGTACTGCGGAGGAGAAAATGCCTGCGGAGAGAGAATAGCCAATGATCCAGCGGTCATTCGTCATTTGTGGCCACTGCACCATATCAAGTTCTTCTCGTTAAACGAAGATATACCCCTCAACGTTGGATTTGTAAAGAAGTGCAGAATGGGAACCATGCAATACGCAATGGTCCGTTTCGCCCTGGCGGTGCTTGTTGTCTTGCTGCATCTGTTTGGGTATGCGTTCAACAGGATGTGGTCCTTTGTCTTCTCGTTTGTGTTGAACCTTAGTGTCTACTCTGCTCTCTACTTTTTGGGGCTCTTCTACTTGGCAATTAGAACTCACCCAGGTCTTGCCAAAGCGAATTCTGTATCAAAGTTTTTCTCTCTAAAGCTCTGCTTTGCCTTCTCCTTCTATCAGGACTTTCTCATTGACATTTTATTTAATCTTCCACAGGACGTTTCCCTGAGGTTAAAGGCGTTTTTGATTCTGATGGAGGCATCCATCATTGTCTATAGCCAGAGGAAGGCGTATTGTATTTCAGAGTTTTATACTGGCGCTCTTCCCACTACAGAGACTCCAGAGGTTTCCAAAGGGGTCTTGGATATCGCAAaagatgattttaaaacacTATGTACGCATGACGGACAAATGACTATGCTCGAAAGCGCAAAGCGGGCTTTAGACATTTCTGACTTGTTCCAGGATACATACTACAATATCAGTGACAAGTACCGACAGCATACGCTGTTTACGGAATCTACAGAGGCATCATCGACTGCCAGAGAATTGGAAGACATTGCTACTGAGGTGGATAGCAAGATGGAAGATTTTGCGGATTTTGCCCAGGTGAATTCCATGTTGGATACCAAGGGTAAGGAACTGTCCAAGTTGCAGTTTATTTAA
- a CDS encoding cAMP-dependent protein kinase type I-beta regulatory subunit, putative (encoded by transcript BEWA_022450A), whose amino-acid sequence MADVESHEFDQAIKIARSRQRFSVSAEVFGEHNLKGNFVAPVHEKTAEEEAKIRSIIVKCFLFSSLSHADLDVLVKAFDFQNASAGDVIIKQGDDGDKLFIIESGSADFTKKSLHSEEVKFLCTMDDGQYFGELALMYNTPRAATVVAKTDMRLWTLDRGTFNHIVRDAVVKKRERYDKLLSNVSLLAKVDPYDRCRLADALIEKTFNDEVIIQEGDAGTSLFMILEGKAEAYCQGKLVKSYSKDDYFGEIALIKQTPRASTVKAKGQCIVCELERESVINLLGPLEEVLAKNIKEYKKVLAELGISNIHLRD is encoded by the exons ATGGCAGACGTAGAAAGCCACGAATTCGACCAG GCAATCAAAATCGCACGAAGCAGACAGCGTTTCTCCGTATCAGCCGAAGTATTCGGAGAACACAATCTCAAGGGCAATTTTGTAGCACCT GTACACGAAAAGACCGCAGAAGAGGAGGCGAAGATTAGGTCCATTATTGTCAAGTGTTTTTTGTTTTCG TCCCTATCCCATGCTGACTTGGATGTTTTGGTAAAGGCGTTCGATTTTCAAAATGCTAGCGCTGGCGATGTAATAATCAAGCAGGGTgatgatggagataaactATTCATCATTGAATCTGGATCTGCAGATTTCACCAAAAAATCCCTACACTCTGAAGAAGTCAAATTCCTTTGCACTATGGATGATGGCCAGTATTTTGGCGAGTTAGCATTAATGTACAATACTCCAAGGGCTGCTACAGTAGTAGCAAAGACTGACATGCGTCTATGGACCCTAGACAGGGGTACATTCAATCATATTGTCAGAGACGCTGTGGTAAAGAAGCGCGAGAGATACGATAAGTTACTTTCAAACGTCTCCTTGCTGGCAAAGGTTGATCCATACGATCGTTGCAGACTTGCAGATGCGCTGATTGAAAAGACGTTCAATGATGAAGTCATCATCCAAGAAGGAGACGCCGGTACAAGTCTATTCATGATCCTAGAAGGTAAAGCTGAAGCATATTGTCAAGGAAAGCTAGTCAAATCATACTCTAAAGACGATTACTTTGGAGAAATTGCACTCATCAAGCAAACTCCCAGGGCATCCACAGTAAAAGCAAAG GGTCAATGCATAGTATGCGAGCTGGAAAGAGAGAGTGTGATAAACCTACTAGGGCCACTGGAAGAGGTGCTTGCCAAAAACATCaaggaatataaaaaggTACTCGCAGAACTAGGCATATCAAATATACACCTAAGAGACTAA
- a CDS encoding hypothetical protein (encoded by transcript BEWA_022460A) yields the protein MDFYVNSFASRIPCTRLHRQIQDPRGRNIVTCASSNDGKLLAVVTAPKSPSAIEGSINSLLLGDKLEKASNYFKSVLKQQRIASEVDAEELSIEKYIRDDLNSDSLGSLVDKIACNTSCLEHIIKGGAEQKTKFPEIVPCSIILYDTFYFNPVDEFIYGYKLSTNSTSSNTTHCTFSVESIEFSLDDEFLIITSLDDGAKVYSLEGNFVELVCHFKPSILSKYPLSCFRLMTCEIDFDSPTEGRVEDVSYLEKIDLDIASSLSTESCECVNCKEKLTSLNSEITQECVPYVWKLICTCLFSFSQPFIIQIHSCWPSGSVYVKSIKPLIPLDYISNLNGLDSCIMVNYFKKKILDVHETLVYNSHLNWALEPYLCESTQYLLTGNQPFDDKPQEIKFVKSLGEKLLFAVYIPNFGLLILDENGKEQASATVKEPKSGYQSLKVTHGKFILLIGSESVICFRIVLDDGTLRFEETMSSEDDVSSTEEEMSIDMYTSQIAPPQSKIVLEEILRLPLVAGVGRREEYIDACFGADQSERWLYVSLVCGTSEALLYVVDTTGDSKNVIKKVLNMNSALFPAAIMIEPLNGSILLLPRHNRYIIQMTQEHIDNWDEIFVRGFCHFPALSTNKEMIQLNMPMGDVNSKARPKKRTDITYILDRSLRNQGPSGRLDMAKWLDRHYYMHAYRNSYGSALRRKKPQLPHGYDPAIFYDVFREISLEDSPAKIRAQIYSYVKSTLLDGSLNAYAIERDKTNDPAYAKMEEDREITHPDRIELMEGLKGHFYRLRNMDYLLARICLSRMGNPAKEVLNLSTNEFLLLQLCGLPQIRRRLGPNECIQRFEYVRMKPTRVPQRPTVSGQKTEVGAKQQALKPSVPKPAHPKPVSLQPKTTPVYPKPTYTQQKTTLIQDEELHKLEPHKIRKIIRDRIYRLRQKLGKIEVYKAKNKISSEYKVKIDHEPTMDDCKIPALHSFKDFNKILRIESNIKAKIKALREFILSTKTAT from the coding sequence ATGGATTTTTATGTAAACAGTTTTGCATCTAGGATACCATGTACGAGGCTACACCGACAAATACAGGATCCTAGAGGCAGGAATATCGTGACTTGTGCCTCAAGCAACGACGGAAAACTGCTGGCAGTAGTCACTGCCCCAAAGTCACCCAGTGCAATAGAAGGAAGCATAAACTCACTCTTGCTTGGAGACAAACTAGAGAAAGCGTCAAACTACTTCAAATCTGTCCTGAAACAGCAACGTATCGCCTCGGAAGTAGACGCAGAGGAATTGTCTATCGAAAAGTACATACGAGATGACCTAAATAGCGACTCATTAGGCTCTCTAGTTGATAAAATCGCATGCAACACAAGCTGCCTGGAACATATTATAAAGGGTGGTGCGGAGCAGAAGACAAAATTCCCAGAAATTGTGCCCTGTAGCATCATACTGTACGACACCTTTTACTTTAACCCGGTAGATGAGTTCATATATGGATACAAGCTCTCCACAAACAGTACAAGTTCTAACACTACACACTGTACATTCTCCGTGGAGAGCATAGAGTTTTCTCTGGATGATGAATTCTTGATCATAACATCATTAGATGATGGAGCCAAAGTGTACTCGCTGGAGGGAAACTTTGTAGAACTGGTTTGTCACTTTAAGCCCAGTATTTTGTCtaaatatcctttatcCTGCTTCCGATTAATGACATGTGAAATTGATTTCGACTCACCGACAGAGGGCAGGGTAGAGGACGTAAGCtatttggaaaagattGATTTGGATATAGCTTCATCACTATCCACTGAAAGTTGTGAGTGTGTTAATTGCAAGGAAAAACTTACAAGCCTCAATTCAGAGATTACCCAGGAATGTGTCCCATATGTTTGGAAATTGATATGCACATGCCTATTCTCATTTTCTCAGCCATTCATTATCCAAATACACTCATGTTGGCCCTCTGGGTCTGTATATGTCAAAAGTATCAAGCCTTTAATTCCACTGGACTATATTTCCAATCTTAATGGGCTTGACTCCTGTATAATGGTCAACTATTTTAAAAAGAAAATTTTAGATGTTCATGAAACTCTGGTTTACAATAGCCACCTAAACTGGGCACTAGAACCATACCTATGTGAAAGTACACAATATTTGCTAACGGGTAATCAACCGTTTGATGATAAGCCACAAGAGATAAAATTTGTTAAATCTTTGGGGGAAAAACTCCTATTTGCTGtatatattccaaatttcGGATTGTTAATTTtagatgaaaatggtaaagaaCAGGCAAGTGCAACTGTTAAGGAACCCAAATCTGGTTATCAAAGTCTCAAGGTTACACATGGAAAATTTATATTGCTTATTGGTTCGGAATCTGTCATATGTTTCCGTATAGTACTAGATGATGGTACTCTACGCTTTGAAGAGACTATGTCTTCGGAGGATGATGTTTCATCTACAGAAGAGGAGATGTCCATTGACATGTATACATCTCAGATAGCACCTCCACAAAGCAAGATAGTCCTGGAAGAAATCCTAAGACTACCGCTAGTTGCTGGTGTGGGTAGACGGGAGGAGTATATTGACGCATGTTTTGGAGCTGATCAAAGTGAAAGATGGCTATATGTATCTCTTGTTTGCGGAACTAGTGAGGCCCTTTTGTACGTTGTAGATACGACAGGTGATTCCAAGAATGTGATTAAAAAGGTTCTTAATATGAATTCTGCATTATTTCCCGCAGCGATAATGATTGAGCCTTTGAATGGTTCAATATTGCTACTGCCAAGACATAACAGGTACATTATCCAAATGACCCAAGAGCATATTGATAACTGGGATGAGATATTTGTCAGAGGATTTTGCCACTTTCCTGCACTATCGACGAATAAAGAGATGATTCAACTCAACATGCCAATGGGAGATGTCAATAGCAAGGCACGACCAAAGAAACGTACCGACATTACATATATTTTGGACCGTTCATTGCGCAATCAGGGACCATCTGGGAGATTGGACATGGCTAAATGGCTTGACAGACACTATTATATGCATGCCTACCGGAACTCGTACGGCTCTGCTCTTCGTAGAAAAAAACCACAGCTACCGCACGGATACGACCCAGCCATCTTCTACGATGTATTTAGAGAAATTAGCTTGGAAGACAGTCCTGCTAAAATTAGAGCGCAAATATACTCCTACGTGAAGAGTACGTTACTTGATGGATCTCTGAATGCCTATGCCATCGAGCGTGATAAGACAAATGACCCGGCGTATGCTAAGATGGAGGAGGACCGAGAAATTACCCACCCTGACAGAATAGAACTCATGGAAGGTCTAAAGGGGCACTTTTATAGACTCCGTAATATGGACTACTTGTTGGCAAGAATTTGTCTATCTAGAATGGGCAACCCAGCAAAGGAAGTTTTGAATTTGAGTACCAACGAGTTTCTACTCCTCCAACTTTGTGGACTCCCGCAGATCAGGAGACGACTAGGTCCAAATGAATGCATTCAAAGGTTCGAGTACGTCAGGATGAAACCTACAAGGGTGCCACAGCGGCCAACCGTCTCCGGACAAAAGACAGAAGTGGGCGCAAAACAACAGGCTCTGAAGCCATCTGTACCCAAACCGGCACACCCAAAGCCAGTGTCTCTTCAGCCAAAGACAACGCCAGTATACCCGAAACCGACGTACACCCAGCAAAAGACGACGCTCATTCAGGACGAAGAACTACACAAACTGGAACCTCACAAGATCAGGAAGATCATAAGGGACAGGATATACCGTCTTCGTCAGAAACTTGGCAAGATCGAGGTCTACAAGGCCAAGAACAAGATAAGCTCCGAGTACAAGGTCAAGATCGACCACGAGCCCACGATGGACGACTGCAAGATCCCAGCGTTGCACTCCTTTAAAGATTTCAACAAGATTTTAAGGATCGAATCGAATATCAAAGCAAAAATTAAAGCACTAAGAGAGTTTATACTCTCAACCAAAACTGCCACATAA
- a CDS encoding hypothetical protein (encoded by transcript BEWA_022470A) yields the protein MNAMFHSILAKNQGTHLSKFLLAYYDAASTYYSFCAKACVLLRDTVIGQNVHVTVNDVERVPKKKLVYEIEDMLKMHGFIYPKGETYDDDGFSFDFVNTLEQTKDKNAMSDGDTT from the exons ATGAACGCCATGTTCCATAGTATACTCGCAAAAAACCAGGGAACACACTTGTCAAAGTTCCTTTTGGCCTACTATGACGCTGCATCCACGTACTATAGTTTCTGCGCCAAGGCCTGCGTCCTCCTGAGGGATACG GTAATCGGCCAGAATGTGCACGTGACTGTGAACGACGTTGAAAGGGTACCGAAAAAAAAATTGGTTTACGAGATTGAGGACATGTTAAAGATGCATGGTTTCATCTACCCAAAGGGTGAGACTTACGATGATGATGGATTTTCGTTCGACTTTGTAAACACGTTGGAGCAAACCAAGGACAAGAACGCTATGAGTGATGGTGACACAACGTAA
- a CDS encoding hypothetical protein (encoded by transcript BEWA_022480A) translates to MGARCSKQSAKKQMEQDEAERLKKLEEQAMAEVEERRIKREREEAERLLREQEEEERRRQIEEQLALEQAKREEEERLKQEESLAPVVVPLKTKSLSIKSDDHISHTSSISHESIGSKSSLGSRKSSLSSRTTGRKDGDAVEMPTFTPFSMRRTDEIAKYLISKCGCALSDTHNNTNCVICQSVDLSDAPLIA, encoded by the coding sequence ATGGGCGCCAGGTGTTCTAAACAGTCGGCCAAGAAACAAATGGAGCAGGATGAGGCCGAGAGGCTCAAAAAGCTCGAAGAACAGGCCATGGCTGAGGTAGAGGAGCGCAGAATTAAGCGTGAACGCGAAGAAGCGGAAAGGTTATTGAGGGaacaagaagaggaagaaaggaGACGACAAATAGAGGAACAACTTGCTCTGGAACAGGCTAAACGAGAGGAGGAGGAACGACTCAAGCAAGAGGAAAGTTTGGCACCAGTGGTTGTACCACTCAAGACAAAGTCATTATCAATCAAATCTGATGATCATATTAGTCACACATCCTCCATCTCACACGAGAGTATTGGATCAAAGAGCTCGTTGGGAAGCAGAAAGAGTAGTCTATCCTCACGTACAACTGGACGCAAGGATGGTGATGCAGTTGAAATGCCAACCTTTACTCCATTTAGCATGAGAAGAACTGACGAAATTGCCAAGTATTTAATATCAAAGTGCGGATGTGCACTTTCTGACACTCATAATAATACAAATTGTGTCATTTGCCAAAGCGTAGATTTATCAGATGCACCCCTAATTGCTTAA
- a CDS encoding hypothetical protein (encoded by transcript BEWA_022490A) — MSNVQYADVQTPVTYCNPMPFPFNQAGGSANVAYDCPADYEDGSSVHLGYVSDKSSQNSQPGYYKNPVESLGYTPQGLDQTLVSQYNLPLGTQSVDSVDRFSYGASIPQYTCGSTVSTQVPMTCLPIESLMYDPPEQYYYGYNSLGSTKFIDSASTSMDLGGHFDVTVHPDPNKGLDDKVVEDRRSLTNMSTCDSTPVFYPTPREIPTELESLYPHNFLTENYTYVPYEMGQSFEMNKTFEVGPTFEMSKMYDVNQNFMSINNAGYNAFSIPQPFDIVRNMDDASSDDAIMEIANEIARNMQFLPDKDGNGKYSLDKNHPIHCVWRDLNRGHCSWRCRWWENGKRLSKNFNVKRFGDHEAMRMAITMKIRNSTPVERLQLLKEQREAVRNHLELLRQQNRPLFSENSADLNSSTTSTESALDFGTRKTKTLSNTKKLQRDNWNRLSWTYVKPPERKPGEATIICRLCAKTTRCSRSRNLQQAHIMHLIRMHKNPWKQYIHVDGLTKMCKAAIEALYQQQNFNSQSKWRLRPGLKRPEPAFC, encoded by the coding sequence ATGTCAAACGTACAATACGCCGACGTCCAAACTCCCGTTACCTACTGTAATCCAATGCCCTTCCCCTTCAATCAAGCTGGTGGTAGTGCCAATGTCGCTTACGATTGTCCTGCTGATTACGAAGATGGCTCATCTGTTCATTTGGGTTATGTTTCTGATAAATCTTCGCAAAATTCTCAGCCTGGATATTATAAGAATCCAGTAGAATCCCTGGGATACACCCCCCAGGGCTTGGACCAGACCCTTGTTTCTCAATACAATTTGCCACTTGGAACCCAGTCCGTAGACAGTGTCGATCGTTTTTCATATGGCGCCTCGATTCCGCAGTATACTTGTGGATCTACGGTCAGTACCCAGGTTCCAATGACATGTTTGCCAATTGAGTCGCTGATGTATGACCCTCCAGAGCAATACtattatggatataataGTCTTGGTTCGACGAAATTCATCGACTCTGCAAGCACAAGTATGGATCTCGGAGGTCACTTTGATGTGACTGTACATCCAGATCCCAACAAGGGCTTGGATGACAAAGTTGTTGAGGATCGTAGGAGTCTTACAAATATGAGTACTTGTGATTCCACACCAGTATTTTACCCGACTCCACGTGAAATACCAACAGAACTAGAATCACTTTATCCTCACAATTTTCTCACCGAGAACTACACTTATGTCCCATATGAAATGGgtcagagttttgaaatGAACAAGACTTTTGAAGTCGGTCCAACCTTTGAGATGAGCAAGATGTATGATGTGAATCAAAACTTTATGTCTATCAACAATGCTGGATATAATGCCTTTTCCATCCCACAGCCTTTTGACATTGTCCGTAACATGGACGATGCTTCATCCGACGACGCAATCATGGAAATTGCAAATGAAATTGCCAGGAATATGCAGTTTCTGCCGGACAAGGATGGGAATGGGAAATACTCGTTGGACAAAAACCATCCTATTCACTGCGTATGGAGAGATTTGAATAGAGGTCACTGCAGTTGGAGGTGTAGATGGTGGGAAAATGGTAAACGATTGAGTAAGAATTTCAATGTTAAGAGATTCGGTGATCACGAGGCAATGAGAATGGCCATCACAATGAAGATTCGTAACTCTACTCCTGTTGAAAGACTACAATTACTCAAGGAACAGCGTGAGGCTGTTAGAAACCATTTGGAGCTGCTGAGGCAGCAAAACAGACCACTTTTTTCAGAGAATTCCGCGGACCTGAACTCTAGCACCACTTCTACGGAGTCCGCATTAGACTTTGGTACAAGGAAAACCAAGACTCTCTCAAACACGAAAAAGTTACAAAGGGACAACTGGAATCGTCTATCTTGGACTTATGTGAAACCTCCAGAAAGGAAGCCTGGTGAGGCCACCATAATTTGCAGACTATGTGCAAAGACAACGAGATGCTCCAGGAGTAGGAATTTGCAACAAGCACACATTATGCATTTAATACGTATGCATAAAAACCCATGGAAGCAATATATCCATGTAGATGGCCTGACTAAAATGTGCAAGGCTGCTATCGAAGCTCTTTACCAACAACAAAATTTCAACTCACAATCTAAATGGAGGCTTAGGCCCGGTCTAAAGCGGCCTGAGCCAGCCTTTTGCTAA
- a CDS encoding DEAD box ATP-dependent RNA helicase family member protein (encoded by transcript BEWA_022500A), with product MDKSEQKGSDSPEVELTNERFDDLDINEKTKKVLKAKGYTFLTKVQSKVLPLALEGKNLVIQSPTGSGKTLCFLLPAVKLLFEEGYSGNLPVDANLLGCICLAPTRELASQSAIQMKDLATPLKLNAGCCIGGIRDKYDKKNASRLHILTGTPGRILALLSSQALPDTANVKLLILDEADRLIDSGFRNTIIDIVDMLPTGIQFMFFSATIKSSLKDLCNILLDGINYDLVCLGADADLVAEAKLRQEYLTISQSLKMTALFYILSKNQNKRIIVFLSTCKHVRFVYEVFKRLIPAIPMTELHGKQSQNKRMEQFTRFAAKQQFGCIFTTDVAARGIDFPSVDWVIQLDLPDSVSTYTHRVGRTGRLTIEGVRNFGRAIIFVSEHETDFVEKVKENGITLHNQTKLMAPLISRKETYVLRKMQAILAKESWIKEMAQRATIAYLRYLNTRQVAKLTGDIIVEELKQLALSMGLPNPPNVQVVEPSGPKKSKLNKLKEKIKKRAQAEALLDSGEEEEEEKSGHSNGESEEDEENEEEEDVLKACGNADEDIEKFQSTLKKGDRDLKGALTTSRKFLRLNKRGDAKIRGVITHKEAEKHHTFFSDDEDEVVDQEMENIDTEKRDYIEKLRNKLAEAVEEDKEHEHERLAAKRQKHK from the exons ATGGACAAATCTGAGCAAAAAGGGAGTGATTCTCCCGAAGTTGAGCTGACCAACGAGAGATTTGACGATTTAGATATCAATGAAAAGACTAAAAAGGTTTTAAAGGCAAAGGGGTACACTTTTCTCACAAAAGTCCAGAGTAAAGTGCTACCTCTCGCTCTAGAAGGAAAAAATTTGGTCATTCAGTCTCCTACTGGCTCCGGAAAGACCCTGTGCTTCCTTCTGCCT GCCGTAAAGTTACTGTTTGAAGAGGGATATAGCGGTAATTTACCGGTAGATGCTAATCTTTTGGGCTGTATTTGTCTGGCGCCAACTCGCGAATTGGCCAGTCAGAGCGCCATCCAAATGAAGGATCTAGCTACGCCTCTGAAACTTAATGCCGGTTGTTGTATAGGCGGGATTAGGGATAAATATGACAAGAAGAACGCTTCGAGACTTCACATTTTGACTGGAACTCCTGGACGTATTCTTGCCCTTTTGAGCTCTCAGGCACTTCCAGACACCGCAAACGTCAAGCTTTTAA TTTTGGACGAAGCGGATAGGCTGATAGACAGTGGTTTCCGTAATACTATTATAGACATTGTTGACATGTTGCCAACTGGAATCCAGTTCATGTTCTTTTCCGCAACTATAAAGTCTTCTCTGAAGGATCTGTGTAATATCCTGTTGGATGGAATAAACTATGATTTAGTATGCTTGGGAGCAGATGCAGATTTAGTAGCAGAGGCAAAACTACGCCAAGAATACCTCACAATATCTCAAAGTCTAAAGATGACAGCGCTCTTTTATATTCTCAGCAAGAACCAAAACAAACGTATAATTGTATTTTTGTCCACGTGTAAGCACGTAAGATTTGTTTATGAAGTATTCAAGAGGCTAATTCCGGCCATACCAATGACTGAACTGCACGGGAAACAGAGTCAGAATAAGCGTATGGAACAGTTTACTAGATTTGCTGCCAAACAACAATTTGGATGTATATTTACTACTGATGTTGCCGCCAGAGGAATTGATTTCCCATCGGTAGACTGGGTAATACAGCTGGATTTACCGGATTCAGTTAGTACATATACACACCGTGTGGGAAGAACAGGGAGGTTGACGATTGAAGGAGTCAGGAACTTTGGCCGCGCAATTATATTCGTTTCTGAGCACGAAACTGATTTTGTAGAAAAGGTAAAAGAAAACGGAATAACGCTACACAACCAGACCAAGCTCATGGCTCCCTTGATATCCAGGAAGGAAACGTATGTTTTGCGCAAAATGCAAGCCATTCTTGCAAAAGAATCCTGGATAAAGGAAATGGCACAAAGAGCCACTATCGCATACCTCCGCTATCTAAATACAAGACAAGTTGCAAAGCTTACAGGAGACATTATAGTGGAGGAACTAAAACAGCTTGCTCTTTCCATGGGACTACCTAATCCACCGAATGTACAAGTTGTGGAGCCATCTGGACCAAAAAAGTCCAAACTCAACAAACTCAAGGAGAAGATCAAGAAGCGTGCTCAGGCTGAAGCTCTATTGGATTCCggagaagaagaggaagaagagaagtCTGGGCATAGTAATGGTGAGAGTGAGGAAGACGAAGAAAAcgaggaggaagaagatgtgCTGAAAGCCTGTGGAAATGCAGATGAGGATATTGAAAAGTTCCAAAGTACCTTAAAGAAGGGGGATAGGGATCTAAAGGGAGCGCTTACGACGTCCAGAAAGTTCTTGCGTCTAAACAAGCGTGGAGATGCAAAAATTAGGGGTGTAATTACTCACAAAGAAGCTGAAAAACATCATACATTCTTTTCTGATGACGAAGATGAGGTTGTGGATCAGGAAATGGAGAATATCGACACTGAAAAGAGGGATtatattgaaaaattaaGGAATAAATTGGCGGAGGCAGTAGAAGAAGACAAGGAGCATGAGCACGAAAGATTAGCCGCAAAACGTCAAAAGCACAAGTAA